In the genome of Nitrospira japonica, one region contains:
- a CDS encoding DUF721 domain-containing protein — MRGPGPVDSFGTILSGLAKRLGLESRLLELRVQREWGRIVGEPIASHTWPDQIRFKKLYLIVRSSVWMQQLTFLKPALLAKLQQVDGSITDLSLRVGEIPSSRSAVDATSSTNPLPTTEAALIEATAHAAAVQDEDLRQRLTRVMADALSRAGPR; from the coding sequence ATGCGAGGTCCGGGGCCAGTCGATTCCTTTGGAACCATCCTATCCGGCTTGGCCAAACGGTTGGGCCTGGAGTCCCGCCTGCTGGAATTGCGCGTTCAGCGGGAGTGGGGCCGGATCGTCGGGGAGCCGATCGCCTCCCACACCTGGCCGGATCAGATTCGCTTCAAAAAACTCTACCTCATCGTCCGGAGCTCCGTCTGGATGCAGCAGCTGACGTTCTTAAAGCCGGCGCTGCTGGCCAAACTCCAGCAAGTGGACGGGTCGATCACGGACCTCTCCTTGCGCGTCGGCGAAATTCCTTCGAGCCGAAGCGCCGTGGACGCCACGTCTTCCACCAACCCGCTTCCCACCACCGAGGCGGCTTTGATCGAGGCTACAGCTCACGCGGCTGCCGTCCAGGATGAAGACCTTCGGCAGCGCCTCACGCGGGTCATGGCCGACGCCCTGTCCCGTGCCGGCCCGCGCTAG
- the gyrB gene encoding DNA topoisomerase (ATP-hydrolyzing) subunit B: protein MATKESDEIAGEPSSRKSDSYSADQIKVLEGLDAVRKRPAMYIGSTGPDGLHHLVYEVVDNSVDEHMAGFGEAIEVTVHIDGSVTVVDNGRGIPTGMHPTQKKSAAEVALTVLHAGGKFEQGAYTVSGGLHGVGISVVNALSEWLELEIWQDGQVFEQRYERGKPGAPLKDTGKTKRRGTKVRFKPDGQIFETLEFSFDVLAQRLRELAFLNKGLSIALKDERKEPAKEQTFLYKGGIVSFVEHLNEAKTPLHKPIYVNVEKEKMILEVALQYNDSYAENLFSFANNINTKEGGTHLVGFKAALTRTINNYANANDLLKKETESLTGDDVREGLTAVVSVKVRNPQFEGQTKAKLGNSEVKGVVEAAVNEALGTYFEENPPVARKIIGKAIDAARAREAARKAKDLIRRKSALDGGSLPGKLADCSEKDPSVSELYIVEGDSAGGSAKQGRDRKFQAILPLKGKILNVEKARFDKMLTSDEIRTLIMALGTGIGRKREESDKADKDTFDIAKARYHKIILMTDADVDGSHIRTLLLTFFFRQMPELLERGYVYIAQPPLFKVKKGKAERYLKDEGALNEHLADLAVEDVELYLEGAQGFVTGRRLLPILKKMIAFETLLARLNKKSHEAAMLRAFVDEPGLDRDLLKNQETLVQVVANVKRALALIFPKLAPTLDILQDEEHQSNRVSCRLQASGIAHALEVTHELVGSADFRELQKLAPSAIGLGRLPYRLKSKGQEQQLHSTADLVKTILDLGKQGLSIQRYKGLGEMNPEQLWETTMNPEVRTLLKVKLEDMTGVDEIFTILMGDEVEPRRNFIQAHALEVRNLDV from the coding sequence ATGGCCACGAAAGAATCTGACGAGATAGCAGGCGAACCGAGCTCGCGGAAGTCCGACAGTTACAGCGCGGACCAGATCAAGGTCCTGGAAGGCCTCGACGCAGTCCGCAAGCGTCCGGCGATGTATATCGGCAGTACCGGGCCGGATGGGCTGCATCATCTGGTCTACGAGGTCGTCGATAACAGCGTCGACGAACATATGGCCGGGTTCGGGGAAGCGATCGAGGTCACGGTGCACATCGACGGCAGCGTGACCGTGGTCGACAACGGGCGCGGTATTCCCACCGGCATGCATCCCACCCAAAAGAAGTCCGCCGCCGAGGTGGCGCTCACGGTGCTCCACGCGGGCGGCAAGTTCGAGCAGGGTGCCTATACCGTATCCGGAGGATTGCACGGCGTCGGCATCTCGGTCGTGAACGCGCTCTCAGAATGGCTCGAGCTGGAGATTTGGCAGGACGGCCAGGTCTTTGAACAACGCTATGAACGAGGCAAGCCCGGCGCGCCGCTGAAGGACACGGGGAAAACGAAGCGCCGGGGCACCAAGGTCCGGTTCAAGCCAGACGGACAGATTTTCGAGACGCTGGAGTTCAGTTTCGACGTGCTGGCACAGCGACTGCGCGAACTCGCCTTCCTCAACAAGGGTCTTTCGATCGCCCTGAAGGACGAGCGCAAGGAACCGGCCAAGGAACAGACCTTCCTGTACAAGGGCGGCATCGTCTCGTTCGTCGAGCACTTGAACGAAGCCAAGACCCCCCTGCACAAGCCGATCTATGTGAACGTCGAAAAAGAGAAGATGATCCTGGAAGTGGCGCTCCAGTACAACGACAGCTATGCGGAAAACCTCTTCTCCTTCGCGAACAACATCAATACGAAGGAAGGGGGCACCCATCTGGTCGGGTTCAAGGCCGCGCTGACGAGGACGATCAACAACTACGCCAATGCCAATGACCTTCTCAAGAAAGAGACGGAGTCGCTCACGGGCGATGACGTGCGCGAGGGCCTCACGGCCGTCGTGAGCGTGAAGGTCCGTAATCCCCAGTTCGAAGGGCAGACGAAAGCCAAGCTCGGCAACAGCGAAGTGAAGGGGGTCGTCGAAGCCGCCGTCAATGAGGCACTGGGAACCTATTTCGAGGAAAATCCTCCGGTCGCCCGCAAGATCATCGGCAAGGCCATCGACGCCGCCCGTGCCCGCGAGGCTGCCCGAAAGGCGAAGGATCTCATCCGGCGCAAGAGCGCGCTCGACGGAGGATCGCTGCCCGGCAAGTTGGCGGATTGTTCAGAAAAAGACCCGTCGGTCAGCGAACTCTACATCGTCGAGGGTGATTCGGCCGGCGGCTCAGCCAAGCAAGGCCGAGACCGGAAATTCCAGGCCATCTTGCCGTTGAAGGGGAAGATCCTCAACGTCGAAAAGGCGCGCTTCGACAAGATGCTCACCAGCGACGAAATCCGCACGCTCATCATGGCTTTAGGCACCGGCATCGGGCGCAAGCGGGAGGAGAGCGACAAAGCCGACAAGGATACCTTCGACATCGCGAAAGCCCGATACCACAAGATTATTCTCATGACCGACGCGGACGTGGACGGCAGCCACATCCGGACGCTGCTGCTGACGTTCTTCTTCCGACAAATGCCCGAGCTGTTGGAGCGGGGCTACGTGTACATCGCACAGCCGCCGCTCTTCAAGGTGAAGAAGGGCAAGGCCGAGCGGTATCTGAAAGACGAGGGGGCACTGAACGAGCATTTGGCGGATCTTGCCGTCGAGGACGTCGAGCTCTATTTGGAAGGGGCCCAGGGTTTCGTCACGGGGCGGCGCCTGCTGCCGATTCTCAAGAAGATGATCGCATTCGAAACGTTGCTCGCGCGGTTGAACAAGAAATCCCATGAAGCCGCGATGCTCCGGGCCTTCGTCGACGAGCCTGGGCTGGATCGGGATTTGCTGAAGAACCAGGAGACCCTTGTCCAGGTCGTGGCGAACGTGAAGAGGGCGCTTGCCCTGATCTTTCCCAAACTCGCGCCCACGCTCGACATCCTTCAGGACGAGGAACATCAATCGAACCGGGTGTCCTGCCGACTTCAGGCCAGCGGGATCGCCCATGCTCTCGAAGTGACCCATGAGCTGGTCGGCTCCGCCGACTTCCGGGAACTGCAGAAGCTGGCGCCCTCCGCCATCGGCCTCGGCCGTCTGCCCTACCGACTCAAGTCCAAGGGGCAGGAGCAGCAGCTCCATTCGACGGCCGATTTGGTCAAGACCATCCTGGATCTCGGAAAACAGGGGCTCAGCATCCAGCGGTACAAAGGACTGGGCGAAATGAACCCGGAGCAGCTCTGGGAGACGACGATGAACCCGGAAGTGCGCACGCTGCTCAAGGTCAAGCTGGAAGACATGACCGGCGTGGACGAGATCTTTACCATTCTCATGGGCGACGAGGTGGAGCCGCGCAGGAATTTCATTCAGGCGCATGCGCTCGAAGTGCGGAATTTAGACGTGTAA
- the gyrA gene encoding DNA gyrase subunit A — protein sequence MPPDERLGQIAIEDEMRSSYLDYAMSVIVGRALPDVRDGLKPVHRRILYGMNEMGLVHNRAYRKSAKIVGEIMGNYHPHGDSAIYDTLVRMAQDFNMRYPLVDGQGNYGSMDGDSPAAMRYTEARMTRLAEEMLADIDKETVDFGPNYDESRVEPLVLPTKVPNLLINGAGGIAVGYATNIPTHNLGEVVEGLLLLLENPDVTVAQLMKKIPGPDFPTAGFIYGMSGIKDAYETGRGLLKLRAKVVVESEQRTDRERLIVTEIPYQVNKAKLIEKIAELIQDDRIKGISDLRDESSAREGVRIVIELKRGEIPLVVLNNLYKHTQLETTFGVIMLALVNNRPEVLNLKQILHYFIEHRREVVVRRTAFDLRKAEERAHILEGLKIALDNLDAVITLIRRSQSPDEARAGLVRQFALSEIQASAILDMRLQRLTQLERTKLIEEYAEVLKQIEYLKSVLGSEALVRKIIKDELTQIYETYRDERKTQIVKEEAEISIEDLIAEEEVVVTISHAGYIKRNAASLYRAQRRGGKGKIGMGIKDEDFVKTLFTASTHDALLFFTDAGKVYWLKVHEIPEASRAAKGKALVNLLALSGNEKVTATLPVKEYRDDRFVVMATRRGIIKKTELSAYGNPRQGGIIALGLEEGDKLIAVHITDGQREILLGTKQGITIRFKEDEVRPMGRTAYGVKGITLEEGNEVIGMETITPDSTTAILTVTEGGYGKRTPVTEYRVQGRGGKGIISVKTTERNGLAVGFLQVRDDDEIMMMAAQGKVLRCKVDDIREIGRNTQGVRVLDLDGEDDRVVAVARLAESAERDDAAADDGARN from the coding sequence ATGCCGCCGGATGAACGATTAGGTCAGATCGCGATCGAAGACGAGATGCGGTCGTCGTACCTCGACTACGCCATGAGCGTGATCGTGGGACGAGCCCTTCCGGACGTCCGCGACGGCCTGAAGCCCGTGCATCGCCGCATCCTGTACGGCATGAACGAGATGGGCCTGGTCCACAATCGGGCCTATCGGAAATCCGCCAAGATCGTCGGCGAGATCATGGGCAATTATCATCCGCACGGCGATTCCGCCATCTACGACACGCTCGTGCGCATGGCCCAGGATTTCAACATGCGTTATCCCCTGGTCGACGGCCAGGGCAACTACGGGTCGATGGACGGCGATTCTCCCGCCGCGATGCGGTATACCGAAGCCCGGATGACGCGGCTGGCCGAAGAAATGCTGGCCGACATCGACAAGGAAACGGTCGATTTTGGTCCGAACTATGACGAGTCCCGCGTGGAACCGCTCGTCCTCCCGACGAAGGTTCCCAACCTTCTCATCAACGGAGCCGGCGGCATCGCCGTCGGCTACGCGACCAATATCCCGACGCACAATCTGGGCGAGGTCGTAGAAGGGCTGCTGCTGCTGTTGGAAAATCCCGACGTGACCGTGGCGCAGCTGATGAAGAAAATCCCCGGACCGGATTTTCCCACCGCCGGCTTCATCTACGGGATGAGCGGCATCAAGGACGCCTACGAGACCGGCCGGGGCCTGCTGAAGCTGCGGGCGAAGGTCGTGGTGGAATCGGAACAGCGGACGGACCGGGAGCGGCTGATCGTGACCGAAATTCCATACCAGGTGAACAAGGCGAAGCTGATCGAGAAGATTGCGGAGCTGATTCAGGATGACCGGATCAAGGGGATTTCCGATCTGCGCGACGAATCCTCGGCTCGGGAAGGCGTCCGTATCGTCATCGAGCTCAAGCGCGGGGAAATCCCGCTGGTCGTGTTGAACAATCTCTATAAACACACGCAGCTGGAGACGACCTTCGGCGTGATCATGCTGGCGCTGGTGAACAACCGGCCGGAGGTGCTGAACCTCAAACAGATCCTGCACTACTTCATCGAGCATCGCCGCGAAGTGGTGGTGCGGCGAACGGCCTTCGATCTGCGCAAGGCCGAGGAGCGGGCTCATATTCTCGAGGGATTGAAGATCGCCCTCGACAACCTCGATGCCGTCATCACGTTAATCAGGCGATCTCAATCGCCGGACGAAGCCAGGGCCGGCCTGGTGCGGCAGTTCGCGCTGAGCGAGATTCAGGCGAGTGCCATCCTGGACATGCGGCTCCAACGGCTGACGCAGCTGGAGCGCACCAAGCTGATCGAGGAATACGCCGAGGTGTTGAAGCAGATCGAATATCTCAAGTCGGTCCTGGGCAGCGAGGCTCTGGTGCGCAAGATCATCAAGGACGAGCTGACCCAGATCTACGAGACCTATCGCGACGAGCGGAAGACGCAGATCGTCAAGGAAGAGGCCGAGATCAGCATTGAGGATCTGATCGCGGAAGAGGAAGTCGTCGTCACGATTTCCCATGCCGGCTATATCAAACGCAACGCCGCCTCGCTGTATCGGGCCCAGCGCCGCGGAGGAAAAGGCAAGATCGGCATGGGCATCAAGGACGAGGATTTCGTCAAGACGCTCTTTACGGCTTCGACGCATGACGCGCTCCTGTTCTTCACGGACGCCGGGAAAGTCTATTGGCTGAAAGTGCACGAGATTCCGGAAGCGAGCCGCGCCGCCAAGGGGAAGGCGCTGGTCAATCTGCTCGCGCTTTCGGGAAACGAAAAGGTCACCGCCACGCTGCCCGTCAAGGAGTACCGCGACGACCGCTTCGTGGTCATGGCCACCAGGCGGGGCATCATCAAGAAGACCGAGCTATCCGCGTACGGCAATCCCCGTCAGGGCGGGATCATCGCGTTGGGGTTGGAAGAGGGCGACAAGCTCATCGCCGTCCATATCACGGACGGCCAGCGGGAGATTCTGCTGGGGACGAAACAAGGCATCACGATCCGCTTCAAGGAGGACGAAGTCCGGCCGATGGGGCGGACCGCCTACGGGGTAAAGGGCATCACGCTCGAAGAAGGCAACGAGGTGATCGGGATGGAGACGATCACCCCCGATTCGACCACCGCCATCCTCACCGTGACGGAGGGAGGCTACGGGAAACGGACGCCGGTCACGGAGTATCGGGTGCAGGGGCGCGGCGGCAAGGGGATCATCAGCGTGAAGACGACCGAGCGGAACGGCTTGGCCGTGGGATTCCTCCAGGTGCGTGACGACGATGAAATCATGATGATGGCGGCGCAGGGTAAAGTGCTGCGGTGTAAAGTCGACGACATCCGTGAGATCGGCCGCAACACGCAGGGTGTCCGTGTTCTCGATCTCGACGGCGAAGACGACCGTGTCGTGGCGGTAGCCCGACTTGCCGAGAGTGCCGAACGGGACGACGCGGCTGCAGACGACGGCGCACGGAACTGA
- the dnaN gene encoding DNA polymerase III subunit beta yields MKVRIGRDELLTGLQRVQGVVEKRNTMPILSNILLEAKQEGAEIIATDLEIGMRGLYKATVQKTGGITLSARKLYEIIKELPSGDIEITSGENNWTSIQAGKSQFKIVGLPSADYPALPTIEREGLIPLAGAGLLELIRKTLFAAGDNDARYILNGLLVMLISADRKTTLRLVGTDGHRLAVAEQELGKPEGKSVPQEIKAIIPKKAAHEMRRLLEEGGDGEPLIGFTKNLMIFRKSGLLLTSRLMEGNYPNYQQVIPKESNRRISVNRLEFESALRRVSVLSRDKANAVKLSFTAGRLSLFSSSPDYGEATEDLSAQYEGEALNTGFNARYLLDVLGVMDGETLSLQMDNPLSPCLIQEAESPGFKCVVMPIKI; encoded by the coding sequence ATGAAGGTACGCATCGGACGCGACGAACTGCTGACGGGCCTGCAACGTGTCCAGGGGGTCGTCGAGAAGCGCAACACCATGCCGATTCTGTCGAACATTCTCCTGGAAGCCAAACAGGAAGGCGCCGAGATCATCGCCACGGATCTCGAGATCGGCATGCGCGGGCTCTACAAGGCGACGGTACAGAAAACCGGCGGCATTACCCTCTCCGCGCGAAAGCTTTACGAAATCATCAAGGAATTGCCCTCGGGCGACATCGAGATCACCAGCGGGGAGAACAACTGGACGAGCATCCAGGCCGGCAAGAGCCAGTTCAAGATCGTGGGATTACCCAGTGCCGATTACCCGGCCCTGCCGACCATCGAGCGCGAAGGGCTCATTCCCTTGGCCGGGGCGGGTCTCCTGGAACTGATTCGAAAAACTCTCTTTGCCGCCGGGGACAATGATGCCCGGTACATTCTCAACGGATTGCTGGTCATGCTGATCTCCGCCGACCGGAAGACGACGCTTCGGCTGGTCGGGACCGACGGCCACCGGCTCGCCGTGGCGGAGCAGGAGCTGGGTAAGCCGGAGGGCAAGAGCGTGCCGCAGGAGATCAAGGCCATTATTCCCAAAAAGGCGGCCCATGAAATGCGCCGGCTACTGGAAGAAGGCGGAGATGGGGAACCGCTGATTGGGTTCACCAAAAACCTGATGATCTTTCGGAAAAGCGGTCTGTTGCTGACGTCCCGCCTCATGGAAGGCAACTATCCGAACTACCAACAGGTGATTCCCAAGGAGAGCAACAGGCGGATCAGCGTGAATCGGCTGGAGTTTGAGAGCGCCTTGCGGCGCGTGTCGGTGCTCTCCAGAGACAAGGCCAACGCGGTCAAACTGTCGTTTACGGCGGGACGGCTGTCGCTATTCTCCAGCAGCCCCGATTATGGGGAGGCGACTGAGGATCTGTCGGCCCAGTACGAGGGGGAGGCGCTGAATACCGGCTTCAACGCGCGATACTTGTTGGACGTGCTCGGCGTCATGGACGGCGAGACGCTGTCGCTCCAAATGGACAATCCGTTGAGCCCGTGCCTGATTCAAGAAGCGGAAAGTCCCGGATTCAAATGTGTGGTGATGCCGATCAAGATCTGA